One part of the Bradyrhizobium sp. CB1650 genome encodes these proteins:
- the gcvP gene encoding aminomethyl-transferring glycine dehydrogenase, with product MTAHRKSNGDTATFVRRHIGPSARDVAAMLDTVGAKSVDALMAETLPASIRQVAQLDLGRPLSETEAIAHMGELAAQNQVFTSLIGQGYSGTILPAVIQRNILENPAWYTAYTPYQPEISQGRLEALFNFQTMICDLTGLDVANASLLDEATAAAEAMALAERHSQVKAKAFFVDKDVHPQTLAVLRTRAEPLGWTLVVGDPATDLDKADVLGGLLQYPGSSGSLRDPRAAIATLKAKGALAILAADLLALTLVASPGELGADIAIGSAQRFGVPMGYGGPHAAYMAVRDALKRSLPGRIVGLSVDSRGAPAYRLALQTREQHIRREKATSNICTAQVLLAVIASMYAVYHGPEGLMQIARTVHRRTAVLAAGLRKLGFAPHSDSFFDTVTVDAGAQRDAIVARAVAEKINLGLGGAGLRIALDETTTPATVEAVWRAFGGTLSYAEIDAATREALPDALKRTTGFLTHPVFHAHRSETEMLRYMRKLGDRDLALDRAMIPLGSCTMKLNATTEMMPLTWPEFGSLHPFVPREQAAGYHALFARLEKWLCDITGYDAISLQPNSGAQGEYAGLLAIRDYHAARGESHRKICLIPSSAHGTNPASAAMVGMDVVVVACEKNGDVDVNDLRAKAQVHSNDLAAVMITYPSTHGVFEEHISEICDIVHGHGGQVYLDGANLNAQVGLARPGDYGADVSHLNLHKTFCIPHGGGGPGMGPIGVKAHLAPFLPGHPATSPDALVGPVSAAPFGSASILTISYIYILMMGGEGLKRATEIAILNANYVAARLAPHFPVLYKNARGRVAHECIVDPRPLKTTSGVTVDDIAKRLIDYGFHAPTMSFPVPGTLMIEPTESESKAELDRFCDAMIAIRGEIAEVETGRFKIEASPLRSAPHTVHDIADDNWTRAYTRAEGCFPDGTSRTDKYWCPVGRVDNVYGDRNLVCSCPPVSDYAEAAE from the coding sequence ATGACCGCGCACCGCAAATCCAACGGCGACACCGCCACCTTCGTCCGTCGCCATATCGGCCCCTCGGCGCGCGATGTCGCCGCGATGCTGGACACCGTCGGCGCAAAAAGCGTCGACGCGCTGATGGCGGAGACACTGCCCGCCTCGATCCGGCAGGTCGCGCAGCTCGATCTCGGCAGGCCCCTGAGCGAGACCGAAGCGATCGCGCATATGGGCGAGCTCGCAGCGCAGAACCAGGTGTTCACCTCGCTGATCGGCCAGGGCTATTCCGGCACGATCCTGCCCGCGGTCATCCAGCGCAACATCCTGGAGAACCCGGCCTGGTACACCGCCTACACGCCTTATCAACCCGAGATCAGCCAGGGCCGTCTTGAGGCGCTGTTCAATTTCCAGACCATGATTTGCGATCTCACCGGGCTCGACGTCGCCAACGCCTCGCTGCTCGACGAGGCGACCGCGGCGGCGGAGGCCATGGCGCTCGCGGAGCGGCACTCGCAGGTGAAAGCGAAGGCCTTCTTTGTCGACAAGGACGTGCATCCGCAGACGCTGGCCGTGCTGCGCACCCGTGCCGAGCCACTCGGCTGGACCCTGGTCGTCGGCGATCCCGCGACCGATCTGGACAAAGCCGACGTCCTCGGCGGCCTCCTCCAATATCCCGGCTCTTCGGGGAGCTTGCGCGATCCGCGCGCCGCAATCGCTACACTGAAGGCCAAGGGCGCGCTTGCGATTCTTGCCGCCGACCTGCTCGCACTGACGCTCGTGGCCTCGCCCGGCGAACTCGGGGCCGACATCGCGATCGGCTCGGCGCAGCGCTTTGGCGTGCCGATGGGCTACGGCGGACCGCACGCGGCCTATATGGCGGTGCGCGATGCGCTGAAGCGCTCGCTGCCCGGGCGCATCGTCGGCCTCTCCGTCGACTCCCGCGGTGCACCCGCCTATCGACTCGCGCTGCAGACCCGCGAGCAGCACATCCGCCGTGAGAAGGCGACCTCCAACATCTGTACCGCGCAGGTGCTGCTCGCCGTGATCGCCTCGATGTATGCGGTCTATCACGGCCCCGAAGGCTTGATGCAGATCGCGCGCACCGTGCATCGGCGCACCGCCGTGCTGGCGGCCGGCCTGCGCAAGCTCGGCTTCGCGCCGCACTCCGACAGCTTCTTCGACACGGTGACGGTGGATGCCGGCGCCCAGCGCGACGCGATCGTCGCACGCGCCGTCGCCGAGAAGATCAATCTGGGCCTCGGCGGCGCCGGCTTGCGCATCGCGCTGGACGAGACCACGACGCCCGCGACCGTCGAGGCGGTCTGGCGCGCTTTCGGCGGCACCTTGTCCTATGCCGAGATCGACGCCGCGACGCGCGAAGCGCTGCCGGACGCCTTGAAGCGCACGACCGGCTTCCTCACCCATCCGGTGTTCCACGCGCACCGCTCGGAGACCGAGATGCTGCGCTACATGCGCAAGCTCGGCGATCGCGACCTTGCGCTCGACCGCGCCATGATCCCGCTCGGCTCATGCACCATGAAGCTGAACGCGACCACCGAGATGATGCCGCTGACCTGGCCGGAGTTCGGCAGCCTGCACCCGTTTGTTCCGCGCGAGCAGGCGGCCGGTTACCACGCGCTGTTCGCGCGTCTGGAGAAATGGCTGTGCGACATCACCGGCTATGACGCGATCTCGCTGCAGCCGAATTCCGGCGCGCAGGGCGAATATGCCGGTCTGCTCGCGATCCGCGACTATCATGCCGCGCGCGGTGAAAGCCACCGCAAGATCTGCCTGATCCCCTCCTCCGCCCACGGCACCAACCCGGCCTCCGCGGCGATGGTCGGCATGGACGTGGTGGTGGTCGCCTGCGAGAAGAACGGCGACGTCGACGTCAATGATCTCCGCGCCAAGGCGCAAGTGCACTCGAACGATCTCGCCGCGGTGATGATCACCTATCCCTCGACACATGGCGTGTTCGAGGAGCACATCAGCGAGATCTGCGACATCGTCCACGGTCATGGTGGCCAGGTCTATCTCGACGGCGCCAACCTCAATGCGCAAGTCGGCCTGGCGCGGCCCGGCGATTACGGCGCCGATGTCAGCCATCTCAACCTGCACAAGACCTTCTGCATCCCGCATGGCGGCGGCGGCCCGGGCATGGGCCCGATCGGCGTCAAGGCGCACCTTGCGCCGTTCCTGCCCGGCCATCCCGCGACCAGCCCGGACGCGCTCGTGGGCCCGGTCTCGGCCGCGCCGTTCGGCTCGGCCTCGATCCTGACCATCTCCTACATCTACATCCTGATGATGGGCGGCGAAGGCTTGAAGCGCGCGACCGAGATCGCGATCTTGAACGCCAACTACGTCGCGGCACGGCTCGCGCCGCACTTCCCGGTGCTCTACAAGAACGCCAGGGGACGCGTCGCGCATGAATGCATCGTCGACCCGCGGCCGCTGAAGACGACGAGTGGCGTCACCGTCGACGACATCGCAAAGCGCCTGATCGATTACGGCTTCCATGCCCCGACCATGAGCTTCCCGGTGCCGGGCACGCTGATGATCGAACCGACCGAATCGGAATCCAAGGCGGAGCTCGATCGCTTCTGCGATGCGATGATCGCCATCAGAGGCGAGATCGCCGAGGTCGAGACCGGCCGCTTCAAGATCGAGGCCTCACCGCTACGCAGCGCGCCGCACACCGTGCACGACATCGCCGACGACAACTGGACGCGCGCCTACACCCGCGCGGAAGGCTGCTTCCCCGACGGCACCTCGCGCACCGACAAATACTGGTGCCCGGTGGGTCGCGTCGACAACGTCTATGGCGACCGCAATCTGGTGTGCTCGTGCCCGCCGGTGAGCGACTACGCGGAGGCGGCGGAGTAA
- the gcvH gene encoding glycine cleavage system protein GcvH, whose amino-acid sequence MTTTLYTSDHEWLAIDGDVATVGITDYAQQQLGDVVFVELPKVGRTLKKAEAAAVVESVKAASDVYAPISGEVLEVNETLAGEPALVNSDAQGQAWFFKIKIADKSELGGLMDEAAYKAHTA is encoded by the coding sequence ATGACCACGACGCTGTACACCTCCGACCATGAATGGCTGGCCATCGACGGCGATGTCGCGACCGTCGGCATCACCGACTACGCGCAGCAGCAGCTCGGCGACGTCGTGTTCGTCGAACTGCCCAAGGTCGGTCGCACGCTCAAGAAGGCGGAAGCCGCCGCGGTGGTCGAATCCGTGAAGGCCGCCTCCGACGTCTACGCGCCGATCTCCGGCGAGGTGCTCGAGGTGAACGAGACGCTCGCGGGCGAGCCGGCGCTGGTCAACTCGGATGCGCAAGGTCAGGCCTGGTTCTTCAAGATCAAGATTGCCGACAAGAGCGAACTCGGCGGCCTCATGGATGAAGCCGCCTACAAGGCGCATACGGCGTGA
- the gcvT gene encoding glycine cleavage system aminomethyltransferase GcvT — protein sequence MLTRNDQNSLKRTPLYALHVSLGGKMVPFAGYEMPVQYPAGVLKEHLHTRTNAGLFDVSHMGQIALRPKSGRVEDAAKALERLVPQDIAALAPGRQRYAQFTNADGGLLDDLMVAHFGDHLFLVVNAACKAEDEAHLRAHLSDECIIDSLADRALIALQGPKAEAALAKFCAEAPSMKFMDAGPRRVDNLDCFVSRSGYTGEDGFEISVPAADAERLVKALLDNSDVLPIGLGARDSLRLEAGLCLYGHDIDTTTTPVEAALEWSVQKSRRTGGARAGGFSGAAKILAHFDQGAARRRVGLRTEGRAPVREGALLFADASSAEPIGKVTSGGFGPSLNAPVAMGYVPTAQSVLGTQLFAEVRGQRLAMQVAAMPFVKNTYKR from the coding sequence ATGCTTACGCGCAACGACCAAAACTCCCTTAAGCGTACCCCCCTCTACGCGCTTCACGTGTCCCTTGGCGGCAAGATGGTGCCGTTCGCGGGCTATGAAATGCCTGTGCAGTACCCAGCAGGCGTCCTGAAGGAACACCTTCATACCCGCACCAACGCCGGCCTGTTCGACGTGTCCCATATGGGACAGATCGCGCTACGGCCGAAATCCGGCAGGGTCGAGGATGCCGCGAAGGCGCTGGAACGGCTGGTGCCGCAGGACATCGCGGCGCTTGCGCCGGGCCGACAGCGCTACGCCCAATTCACCAATGCGGACGGCGGCCTTCTGGACGATCTGATGGTCGCTCATTTCGGCGATCACCTGTTCCTGGTCGTCAACGCCGCCTGCAAGGCCGAGGACGAAGCGCACTTGCGCGCACATCTCTCGGATGAGTGCATCATCGATTCGCTTGCCGACCGCGCGCTGATCGCACTGCAGGGCCCGAAGGCCGAAGCCGCGCTGGCGAAATTCTGTGCAGAGGCTCCTTCGATGAAGTTCATGGATGCCGGGCCACGCAGGGTCGACAACCTCGACTGCTTCGTCTCGCGTTCGGGCTACACCGGCGAGGATGGGTTCGAGATCTCGGTTCCCGCGGCCGATGCCGAGCGGCTGGTCAAGGCGCTTCTCGACAATTCCGACGTGCTGCCGATCGGGCTCGGGGCGCGCGACAGCCTGCGGCTCGAGGCCGGGCTCTGCCTCTACGGCCACGACATCGACACCACGACCACGCCGGTCGAGGCCGCGCTGGAATGGTCGGTGCAGAAGAGCCGCCGCACCGGCGGCGCCCGCGCCGGCGGCTTTTCCGGTGCCGCGAAGATCCTCGCCCATTTCGATCAGGGCGCGGCCCGCCGCCGTGTCGGTCTGCGCACCGAGGGCCGCGCGCCGGTGCGCGAGGGCGCGCTGCTGTTTGCGGACGCGTCATCGGCGGAGCCGATCGGAAAAGTCACATCGGGCGGTTTCGGTCCGAGCCTGAACGCGCCGGTGGCGATGGGCTACGTGCCCACAGCGCAGAGCGTACTCGGCACGCAGCTTTTCGCCGAGGTGCGCGGCCAGCGCTTAGCCATGCAAGTCGCCGCCATGCCATTCGTAAAGAACACCTACAAACGCTGA
- the alaS gene encoding alanine--tRNA ligase, with amino-acid sequence MSGINEIRSTFLNFFAKNGHEIVASSPLVPRNDPTLMFNNAGMVQFKNVFTGMEKRPYQRATTSQKCVRAGGKHNDLDNVGYTARHLTFFEMLGNFSFGDYFKERAIELAWNLITKDFGLKKDKLLVTVYHTDDEAAGHWKKIAGFSDDRIIRIPTSDNFWAMGDTGPCGPCSEIFIDRGEHIWGGPPGSPEEDGDRFLEFWNLVFMQFEQVTKEERVPLPRPSIDTGMGLERMACILQGVESVFETDLFRNLVDATATALGSGPNEQTVGSFRVIADHLRSSAFLVADGVLPSNEGRGYVLRRIMRRAMRHAQLLGAKEPLMHRLVWALVREMGQAYPELVRAEKLIEETLRLEETRFRKTLVRGLAILDEKSSGLKKGDMFDGDVAFTLYDTYGFPLDLTQDALKSRGISVDQTAFTDAMDRQREKARASWAGSGEAASEAIWFPLRERLGATEFLGYETESAEGVVAALIKDGKETDSLKAGDTGSIVLNQTPFYAESGGQVGDTGVMIGEGGIRFRVTETQKKVGDLFVHTGTVEQGALKVGTALQLDVDHVRRSSIRANHSATHLLHEALRQVLGDHIAQRGSLVAPDRLRFDFVHPKPITAEELARVEDIANDVVLENDEVTTRIMGVDEAREAGARALFGEKYGDEVRVVSMGKTAREHGTNALGWSVELCGGTHVRRTGDIGLITLTGESAVASGVRRIEALTGRFARKHANDTMALAKSAAAELRTSIEDVPARITALMDERKKLERELSDARKKLAMGGGASSGNGAAAGVREVGDVKLMARAVEGIEMKDLKSLADDGKKQIGSGVVAIVGVTEDGKAGVVVGVTPDLTSRFNAVNLVRIASEALGGKGGGGRPDMAQAGGPDGANAAAALSAIEKAMVGA; translated from the coding sequence ATGAGCGGCATCAACGAGATCAGGTCGACCTTTTTGAACTTCTTTGCGAAGAACGGCCACGAGATCGTGGCGTCCTCGCCATTGGTGCCGCGCAACGACCCGACGTTGATGTTCAACAATGCCGGCATGGTGCAGTTCAAGAACGTCTTCACGGGGATGGAGAAGCGGCCCTATCAGCGCGCCACCACCTCGCAGAAATGCGTGCGCGCCGGCGGCAAGCACAACGACCTCGACAATGTCGGCTACACCGCGCGCCATCTCACCTTCTTCGAGATGCTCGGTAACTTCTCCTTCGGCGATTACTTCAAGGAGCGCGCGATCGAGCTCGCCTGGAATCTGATCACCAAGGATTTCGGACTGAAAAAGGACAAGCTGCTCGTCACCGTCTATCACACTGACGACGAGGCGGCCGGCCACTGGAAGAAGATCGCCGGATTCTCCGACGACCGCATCATTCGCATTCCGACCTCGGACAATTTCTGGGCGATGGGCGACACGGGGCCGTGCGGTCCGTGCTCGGAGATCTTCATCGACCGCGGTGAGCACATCTGGGGCGGCCCTCCGGGCAGCCCGGAGGAGGACGGCGATCGCTTCCTCGAATTCTGGAATCTCGTCTTCATGCAGTTCGAGCAGGTGACGAAGGAGGAGCGCGTGCCGCTGCCGCGCCCCTCGATCGACACCGGCATGGGGCTCGAGCGCATGGCCTGCATCCTGCAGGGCGTCGAGAGCGTGTTCGAGACCGACCTTTTCCGCAACCTGGTCGACGCGACCGCAACCGCGCTTGGCAGCGGACCGAATGAGCAGACCGTCGGCTCGTTCCGGGTGATTGCCGATCACCTGCGCTCCTCGGCCTTCCTCGTCGCTGACGGCGTGCTGCCCTCGAACGAGGGCCGCGGCTATGTGCTGCGCCGGATCATGCGCCGCGCGATGCGCCATGCGCAGCTTCTCGGCGCGAAGGAGCCGCTGATGCATCGCCTCGTCTGGGCGCTGGTGCGCGAGATGGGCCAGGCCTATCCGGAGCTCGTGCGCGCGGAGAAGCTGATCGAGGAGACGCTGCGTCTGGAGGAGACCCGTTTCCGCAAGACGCTGGTGCGCGGCCTTGCCATCCTCGACGAGAAGAGCTCTGGCTTGAAGAAGGGCGACATGTTCGACGGCGACGTCGCCTTCACGCTCTACGACACCTACGGGTTCCCGCTCGATCTGACGCAGGACGCGCTGAAGTCGCGCGGCATCAGCGTCGACCAGACCGCCTTTACCGACGCGATGGATCGTCAGCGCGAGAAGGCGCGTGCGTCGTGGGCCGGCTCGGGCGAAGCCGCCAGCGAAGCGATCTGGTTCCCGCTGCGCGAGCGGCTCGGGGCCACCGAATTCCTCGGCTATGAGACCGAGAGCGCCGAGGGCGTCGTCGCGGCGCTGATCAAGGACGGCAAGGAAACCGACAGCCTCAAGGCCGGCGATACCGGCTCGATCGTGTTGAACCAGACGCCCTTCTATGCGGAGTCCGGCGGCCAGGTCGGCGATACCGGCGTGATGATCGGCGAGGGCGGGATCAGATTCCGCGTCACCGAGACGCAGAAGAAGGTCGGCGATCTCTTCGTTCATACCGGCACGGTGGAGCAGGGCGCGCTGAAGGTCGGCACTGCGCTGCAGCTCGACGTCGATCATGTCAGGCGCTCCTCGATCCGCGCCAACCACTCGGCGACGCATCTTCTCCACGAGGCGTTGCGCCAGGTGCTCGGCGACCACATCGCCCAGCGCGGCTCACTGGTTGCGCCCGATCGCCTGCGCTTCGACTTCGTGCATCCGAAGCCGATCACGGCGGAGGAGCTCGCCCGCGTCGAGGACATCGCCAACGACGTGGTGCTCGAGAATGATGAGGTCACGACCCGCATCATGGGCGTCGACGAGGCCCGCGAGGCCGGCGCACGCGCGCTGTTCGGCGAGAAATATGGCGACGAGGTCCGCGTCGTATCCATGGGCAAGACCGCGCGCGAGCACGGGACCAACGCGCTCGGCTGGTCGGTCGAGCTCTGCGGCGGCACCCATGTCAGGCGCACCGGCGATATCGGCCTGATCACGCTGACGGGCGAGAGCGCGGTCGCCTCCGGCGTCCGCCGCATCGAGGCGCTGACCGGACGTTTCGCGCGCAAGCACGCCAACGATACCATGGCCCTGGCGAAGTCCGCCGCGGCCGAGCTGCGCACCTCGATCGAGGACGTGCCGGCGCGCATCACCGCGCTGATGGATGAGCGCAAGAAGCTCGAGCGCGAGCTGTCGGATGCGCGCAAGAAGCTCGCGATGGGCGGCGGCGCGTCCTCCGGCAACGGCGCGGCAGCGGGTGTGCGCGAGGTCGGCGACGTCAAGCTGATGGCGCGCGCGGTCGAAGGCATCGAGATGAAGGATCTCAAGAGCCTCGCCGACGACGGCAAGAAGCAGATCGGCTCCGGCGTGGTCGCGATCGTCGGCGTCACCGAGGACGGCAAGGCCGGCGTCGTGGTCGGCGTCACGCCTGATCTCACCTCGCGCTTCAACGCCGTCAACCTGGTTCGCATCGCCTCCGAAGCGCTCGGCGGCAAGGGCGGCGGCGGCCGGCCCGACATGGCGCAGGCCGGCGGTCCCGACGGAGCCAATGCGGCGGCGGCGCTCTCGGCGATCGAAAAAGCGATGGTTGGCGCGTAG
- a CDS encoding cyclic nucleotide-gated ion channel has translation MPLVPRGRGLRDPDLRDRLYELLEHDPLAYSAGSRFIQLIIGVIVLDVVAMTLASVPDLDAQFGPLFSAITILAVIVFALEYAARLWTVAGHTPQKGSALADRLDYVFSALGIIDLMAFLPAAIVLATGRHATLAALGVLPFFKLIRYSPAMRSLLAAIHAERRALIGCIVILFGVVLTFASLLYAIERDVQPDKLGTIPQAMWWAIVTLGTVGYGDVVPVTALGKFVSVFAIVSGFAMIALPVAIISTAFAEEVKRRDFVVTWGMLARVPLFSHLSAAEIADIMRLLRARTVEQGEILVRRGDVASSMYFITAGEVEISLPSQNVRLADGTFFGEIALLHKTKRSGTVTATRKTRLLVLDAQHFHALIERMPTLAAHVHKTAKARLEETGDLAATELAQAERKDGGGAG, from the coding sequence GTGCCCCTCGTTCCGCGAGGACGTGGGCTTCGCGATCCCGACTTGAGGGATCGCCTCTACGAATTGCTGGAGCACGATCCCCTGGCCTATTCGGCGGGATCGCGCTTCATCCAGCTCATCATCGGCGTCATCGTGCTCGACGTGGTCGCGATGACGCTCGCCTCGGTGCCGGACCTCGACGCGCAGTTCGGCCCACTGTTCTCGGCGATCACCATCCTGGCCGTGATCGTGTTCGCGCTGGAATATGCCGCGCGGCTGTGGACAGTGGCGGGCCATACGCCGCAAAAAGGCTCGGCACTCGCCGACCGGCTCGACTATGTCTTCTCCGCGCTCGGCATCATCGACCTCATGGCGTTCCTCCCCGCTGCAATCGTGCTGGCCACGGGCCGGCACGCGACGCTCGCCGCGCTCGGCGTGCTGCCGTTCTTCAAGCTGATCCGCTATTCGCCGGCGATGCGCTCGCTGCTCGCGGCCATTCACGCCGAGCGGCGGGCACTGATCGGCTGCATCGTGATCCTGTTCGGCGTGGTGCTGACCTTCGCTTCGCTGCTCTACGCGATCGAGCGCGACGTGCAGCCGGACAAGCTCGGCACAATTCCGCAGGCGATGTGGTGGGCGATCGTGACGCTCGGCACCGTCGGCTATGGCGACGTCGTGCCGGTGACGGCGCTCGGGAAGTTTGTGTCCGTCTTCGCCATCGTGAGCGGCTTTGCCATGATCGCGTTACCGGTCGCGATCATTTCCACCGCCTTTGCGGAAGAAGTGAAGCGGCGTGACTTCGTCGTCACCTGGGGCATGCTGGCGCGGGTGCCGCTGTTCTCGCATCTGTCGGCAGCGGAGATCGCCGACATCATGCGGCTCCTGCGGGCGCGCACCGTCGAGCAGGGCGAGATCCTGGTTCGCCGTGGCGATGTTGCCTCGTCGATGTATTTCATCACCGCGGGCGAGGTCGAGATTTCACTGCCGAGCCAGAATGTGCGCCTTGCCGACGGCACTTTCTTCGGCGAGATCGCGCTGCTGCACAAAACCAAACGCAGCGGCACGGTGACCGCCACGCGCAAGACCCGCCTCCTGGTACTCGACGCCCAACATTTTCATGCCCTGATCGAACGCATGCCGACGCTCGCCGCGCATGTGCACAAGACGGCCAAGGCGCGGCTCGAAGAAACGGGCGACCTCGCGGCGACCGAGCTCGCGCAGGCGGAGCGGAAAGATGGGGGCGGGGCGGGCTGA
- a CDS encoding DUF3455 domain-containing protein produces MPAFKSFALALFTLTSTSALAADPLPEAIAAPGETFVLSVHAEGAQVYECKADTDGKLAWAFREPIATLLSEGKTVGRHYAGPNWEHADGSAVVGKAIGNAPSATVADIPWLKLEVTAHRGSGVLTPVATVQRINTHGGKLDGACDKAGEFKSAPYSADYVFLKKG; encoded by the coding sequence ATGCCGGCATTCAAGAGCTTTGCGTTGGCGTTGTTTACGCTGACCAGTACGTCTGCGCTCGCTGCCGACCCGCTTCCCGAAGCCATCGCCGCCCCCGGCGAAACCTTCGTGCTGAGCGTCCACGCCGAGGGCGCGCAGGTCTACGAATGCAAGGCCGACACCGACGGCAAGCTGGCCTGGGCCTTCCGCGAGCCGATCGCGACGCTGCTATCCGAAGGCAAGACGGTCGGCCGACACTATGCTGGTCCCAATTGGGAGCATGCCGACGGCAGCGCCGTCGTTGGCAAGGCTATCGGCAACGCGCCCAGTGCCACGGTTGCTGATATTCCCTGGCTGAAGTTGGAGGTCACCGCCCATCGCGGCAGCGGCGTCCTGACGCCCGTCGCCACCGTCCAGCGCATCAACACCCATGGCGGCAAGCTCGACGGCGCATGCGACAAGGCCGGTGAGTTCAAAAGCGCGCCCTACTCGGCCGACTACGTTTTTCTGAAGAAGGGCTGA
- a CDS encoding NADP-dependent isocitrate dehydrogenase, with protein MAKIKVTNPVVELDGDEMTRIIWQYIKDKLINPFLDVELLYFDLGMEYRDKTNDQVTIDAAEAIKKVGVGVKCATITPDEARVKEFNLKQMWKSPNGTIRNILGGCIFREPIICKNVPRLVPGWTKPIIIGRHAYGDQYRATDIKFPGKGTLSLKFVGEDGTVIEKEVFKAPGAGVAMEMYNLDDSIIDFARASFNYGLMRNYPVYLSTKNTILKVYDGRFKDIFQDIFDREFKKEFDAKGLTYEHRLIDDMVASALKWSGGYVWACKNYDGDVQSDTVAQGYGSLGLMTSVLLTPDGKTVEAEAAHGTVTRHYREHQKGKETSTNSIASIFAWTRGLAHRAKLDNNPQLAKFATTLEKVCVDTVEDGYMTKDLALLVGADQRWLSTTGFLDKVAENLTKALAA; from the coding sequence ATGGCAAAAATCAAGGTGACCAACCCCGTCGTCGAACTCGATGGCGACGAGATGACCCGGATCATCTGGCAGTACATCAAGGACAAGCTGATCAACCCGTTCCTCGATGTCGAGCTGCTCTATTTCGACCTGGGGATGGAGTACCGCGACAAGACCAACGATCAGGTCACCATCGACGCGGCCGAGGCGATCAAGAAGGTCGGCGTCGGCGTCAAGTGCGCCACCATCACCCCGGACGAGGCCCGGGTGAAGGAGTTCAACCTCAAGCAGATGTGGAAGTCGCCGAACGGCACCATCCGCAACATCCTCGGCGGCTGCATCTTCCGCGAACCGATCATCTGCAAGAACGTGCCGCGCCTCGTTCCCGGCTGGACCAAGCCGATCATCATCGGCCGCCACGCCTATGGCGACCAGTACCGCGCCACCGACATCAAGTTCCCGGGCAAGGGCACCCTCTCGCTGAAGTTCGTCGGCGAGGACGGCACCGTGATCGAGAAGGAGGTGTTCAAGGCCCCCGGCGCCGGCGTCGCCATGGAGATGTACAACCTCGACGACTCCATCATCGACTTCGCCCGCGCGTCCTTCAACTACGGCCTGATGCGCAACTACCCGGTCTATCTCTCGACCAAGAACACCATCCTCAAGGTCTATGACGGCCGCTTCAAGGACATCTTCCAGGACATCTTCGACCGCGAGTTCAAGAAGGAATTCGACGCCAAGGGCCTGACCTACGAGCACCGCCTGATCGACGACATGGTGGCCTCGGCGCTGAAATGGTCCGGCGGCTATGTCTGGGCCTGTAAGAACTACGACGGCGACGTGCAGTCCGACACGGTCGCGCAGGGCTACGGCTCGCTCGGCCTGATGACCTCGGTGCTGCTCACGCCCGATGGCAAGACCGTGGAAGCCGAGGCCGCCCACGGCACGGTGACCCGCCACTACCGCGAGCACCAGAAGGGCAAGGAGACCTCGACCAACTCGATCGCGTCGATCTTCGCCTGGACCCGTGGCCTCGCCCACCGCGCCAAGCTCGACAACAATCCGCAGCTCGCGAAGTTCGCGACCACGCTGGAGAAGGTCTGCGTCGACACCGTCGAAGACGGCTACATGACCAAGGACCTCGCGCTCCTCGTCGGCGCCGACCAGCGCTGGCTCTCGACCACCGGCTTCCTCGACAAGGTCGCCGAGAACCTGACGAAGGCGCTGGCGGCCTGA